The sequence TGAAACGTTCGTCTTCTTTATAAATATCCACAGAATGAGGATGTCTTTCTAAAATTTCTAACCCGAATTGCAAGGTTGAATAATATAAAATGGATGAAAACTGACAGATTCCACCACCAAAATCTTGTGAAATATTATTTTTAATTAAATTTCTGCCTTCTTTAAAATTGTTTTGTTTGCTCGGTTTTCCTACGGTTTTCCAAAAAGAAAAAACTTCATTCGGCTGAATAATCAGGTTGTTTATTTTTTCAGAAGCGATTTTTAAATTGTGAATTTTATTTTCATAAAAATCTCCTTTTCTGATGGTTTGTTTAAACTCGGTTTGGTGATTTCCAATATCATTTTCGCTGTAAATTTTAGAATAAAAATGATTGCTTTTTTGTTCATGAAAAAATCTTTGCAATAATCGGTATTGCAATTTCCATTGATAAGGAAGTGAGTCTTTTATAAACTGTTTCATTGTTTTTTCAGAACGACAATTTGATAAGATGCCCATTTTTTCAGAAATGTTCTGCAAATCATTATATCTAAAGGTAAAAACATTTTTCTGAAACTTTTTGGAATTCTATGAACAGGAAAAAACAAAATACCTTTTGTTTCAATAATTTGCCAATTGTTTTTTAATAACTCTGAAATTTCATCTGTGCTAAATGCATTATTAGCATGCCAATCTTCCTGAGTTAAGGGTGTTTTCTTTCTTGCTTTAGTTGGAAAATCAAAAATCAAAATTCCCTCATTATTTAATCTTTTGTGACATTCATTAAGGAAGTTCTCTGTTTCTTGTTTGGTTTGATGCATAATAACATGAAAGCTAAAAATACAATGAAATTTTTCTTCAAAAGGAATGCTTGAAATATCACCAATCTTTAATATTTTTTGAGGAAATTTTATTTGTGCAATATTCAGCATTTCCTGACTGAAATCTACGCCATGTGTTGCAAAATTTAATAACCTTCCTGTTCCGCAACCTAAATCTAAAACGTTGGAATAGTTTTTATTTTTAAAAAAGGAATTCAAAAAATACCTTTCCTGTCTATCAATATATTTTCCGTAAGAGTTTTCAAACCTGTTTTCATCATAGGTTTTTGCAAGATTATTATAATATTGATGAATTTGATTTTTAATCATTTTAAATTTAATTCTTCGAGAGATGAATTTAGATAAAAAAACAAATCCTCAGAAAAATATTCTGAGGATTTATAAAATTTTATACTGGCAATTATTTAATAATAAATTTTTTACTTTCCACTAAAGAGTTTTTATCGGTATAGACACTCAGGAAGTATTCTCCAGAAGGTAAACCTCTCAGATTAATGCTTTTTTTGTCAGATGTCAATACAATTTGTCCTAAAGCATTGATGACTTTAAAAGTGTAAATTTCATCGTTTTTAATCCAGATATTGATTTCATCTTTTGCAGGATTCGGATAGATGGTAAAGTCTTTTACATCTTTATTTTTGATTTCAAAAGTCCCCAAATTAGCAGTTGGCATAAACTGGGAAACTACGCATGCAAAACGTGCAAACCCAAATGCTTCATTCGAAGGATTAGGGTTTCCAATTGCTATTCCTGTAGGTTCAGAGTTATAGTTTACATTAGGATTTGCCCATCGGTTTGCTTTAGGACAATTAATCCCTACACTAGAACATTGGTCGTTATAAGCCATCATGGTTCTCCATCTTTGGGATGATGTACTTGAGGTTCCTAAATTAACTGCAGTTTGATTAACATAACCGTGAAGGTTACTGCAAGGGGTAGTACTTTGATCTACATACCAATCGTGATTGAGTCCCATATTATGACCCATTTCATGTGATAATGTATAATTGGATACAGCACAGCTTAATAATGATACAGTAAATGCAGTCGTGTTTGAATAATTTGTAGGATTAGTGTTTACATATCCTAACCCACATATACTGGTAGGTGTAGAAGTAATAAGTCCACACAGATCAGCACCATAAGTTGTTCTCAAAGTGTGCACATCATCCATAAATCCGTCATTGTTATTTCTGAATCTTGGCAAATCGACGTAGATATCTCCAGATTCTGTGTATGGAATTTCACCCGAATACACTAAATTAATAGTAACATTGGGAATCCCTGAATTGATAAGCGACGTATTGAAATTTGTAATAGCTGTTGCAATAAAAGAATTGCTCTGCGCAATGCCTCCCCATGCAATTCTTGCTGCTGGAGTAAAAACAACTAAAACATCAATTGTTGTTGCTGGGCAAGTGGGTGTAGATTCTAAACAGATATTTGCATTTACTTTTTGATTGATTTCAGATTCATTGAAAATGAAGTCGTTTTTAGAATCTCTATTGATGAGCTCCGATTCACCTACCAAAGAAACAGCGAATACATTTTGGCCAGTTTGGTGGAAAATAATTTTTTCCCCATAGCTTGAAGCATACATTCCTGTTATTGCATCATTATATTTTGAAAAAACCAGCTCGCTTTCTGGTTTGTTTGTAATAGAATAAACAAAAGATGTACTTTTATTGCTGTACGAAAATGATTTTGAGTATTTTGCTTTAATTACTTTATTATTTGGTAAAGGAATTTCAAGATCAGATTTCAAATCAAAAGATGACTGCGAGTAATATTTTGTAGAAATATAGGTAGAAGCAAGATTTTTACTTATTTTCTGATAATCGTTCAGGTTGTTTTCGCTGATTTGATTTTGAAAAATTTTGGTTTGAGCAAACAAAATTGTAGCAAAACATAGCAATAAACATGTAACTAAGTTTTTCATATTTGGTTTTATTAATGTTATTGGATAACAAATATATATAAAAACCAGTGGAGTTTTAAGATTTATTTAACATTAAAACAAACGCTCATGAAAATCCTCAACCTTACTCACTTCTTCAATCTTTATCCCAAATTTTCTCTTCGGAATTTTATTTAAATTAGAAACGAAAATTTTCTCATAACCTAATTTTTCAGCTTCAGTAATTCTTTGTTCAACCTGTGCTACAGGACGAATTTCTCCACTCAAACCAATCTCACCTGCAAAACAAAAGTGTTCAGAAATGGCAATATCTTCATTCGAGGAAAGAATCGATGCGACAACTGCTAAATCCAAAGCTGGATCATCAGTCTTAATTCCCCCGGTAATATTTAGGAAAACATCTTTTGCAGCCAATTGAAAACCAGCTCTTTTTTCAAGAACAGCCAACAACATATTGAGTCTTTTAGAATCAAAACCGGTGCAACTTCTTTGCGGAGTTCCATAAACTGCGGTACTTACCAATGCCTGAATTTCCAAAAGCATCGGTCGGTTTCCTTCTAAAGTTACCGCTACAGAATTTCCGGAAAGCTCTTCAAATTTTTTGGTAATTAAAATTTCGGAAGGATTTTTTATTTCTTTTAAACCTTGGGAAACCATTTCGTAGATTCCGATTTCTGCGGTGGAACCGAAACGGTTTTTATTGGCTCTCAATAACCTGAAAAGATGGTTTCTATCACCATCGAAGTTTAAAACAACATCGACCATGTGCTCCAAAACTTTTGGTCCTGCAATTTGTCCGTCTTTTGTGATGTGACCTACCAAAAATACAGGAACATTATTTTCTTTAGCATACTTAATAATCTCATTGGAACATTCTCGAATCTGAGAAACTGTTCCGGGCGAACTTTCTATCAATTGAGACTGTAAGGTTTGAATAGAATCGATAATCACGAAATCAGGCTCCAGTTTTTTAGCCTCATGAAGAATTTTTTCTAAAGAAGTTTCTGTGTATAGAAAACAGTTTGGATTTTTGACATCGGCTAAACGGTCAGCTCTCATTTTAATTTGAGACGCACTTTCTTCACCGGAAACATAGAAAATTTTCTTCTTCATTTTTAAGGCAAGCTGAAGAAGTAGAGTGGATTTACCAATTCCGGGTTCACCACCAATCAAGGTAACAGAACCTAAAACAATTCCGCCTCCCAAAACACGGTTCAGTTCATCAGAAGGTGTTTTTATTCTAGGCTCTTCAACGGCTTCAACTTCAATGATGTTGATGACGTTTTGTTTTGTTTTTGAGAAAGGAGGTGTTTTTGAAGATGTTTTTTCTACAATTTCTTCTACCAAAGTGTTCCATTCCAGACAGTTTTTACATTGCCCAGTCCATTGTGGATACTGTGATCCGCAGTTTTGACAGAAGTATGCTGTTTTAAGTTTTGCCATACTGCGAAGTTCAAGATTTTTTTTGAAATTTTCTTTCCAATTTTACTTAATTTTCGGAGATGAAAAATATTTTATTAAAAAGTGCTCAGGTTTTTGTTTTCATGTCGTTGATGAACTTTTTGTTAAGTGTCTTAATGTTAAATATTATGGATTTATCTGGCGGAAGCTTTGGGATGTACCCTTTTCTAGTACTGATAGAGTGTTTGGTAGTTTCAGTGGTAGCTTTTATTACTGTTTTAATATTCAAAAAAATATATAATTCCACTTTTAAAATGGCAATTTTATTCCAAGTGGTTTATATAATTAGTCTTATTTTGACGGGCTTTAATCCCTTTAGGGCTGATTCTGATAGTAATTTTTTCGGTTTATTGTTATATGTAAATTCAATTATTGTTCTTATAATAATTTTTCTTTATTCAAAAATAATCTCTGCAAAAAATAAGAACTTATCATAGGTCAATATTCAATAATAATATACTGACTATATTTGTCATTATAAATTTAAAAAAAATGAAAAAAATACTATTAAGCTTTGCTTTTGCTTTGATAAGCGCATTCACTTTTGCACAAACTGCCTGGAAAATTGATCCTGCACACTCATCAATTAATTTTAATATTAAGCACATGGGAATCAGTTTTGTGCAGGGAAGATTTGATAAATTTCAAGGTGAGATAGAGACCCCTAGTTCTAATTTAGATAATGCTAGGTTTGACTTTACTGTTCATACTGAAGCAATCAATACAGGTGTGGAGGCTAGAGATAAGCACTTGAAGAGTGCAGACTTTTTTGACGCAGAAAAATTTCCGGAAATGAAGTTTCAAGGAGCAACGATGTCACAAGGAAAAGATAAAAACTACATACTTAAAGGTAAATTAACAATCAAAGATGTGACAAAAGAGATCAGTATTCCGGTAACTTTTGGAGGTATTGCTAAGAACCAACAAGGTAAAGAGATTTTAGGTTTACAGGCAAAATTTACAGTAAATCGTTTAGACTATAATATTAAATATGATCCAACTGGAGCAGGTATTGCAAAAGATGTTGAGGTTAGTTTATTTTTAGAATTAACAAAATAATAATTTCTATATATAATTTGGTTTAGGTGAAAGGTTTTTCAAATTAATTTTGAGAAACCTTTTTTCTTTTTATTATTCAGCTTTTCAATTAAAATAAAATTAATTTCAGAATTTAAAAGTGCAACAAAATTGCTTTGCATTTGTTTTTGCCCTAACTTTGCACAAACCTAATCTAATGAGTAAAAAGAATACAAAGTACATCTTTGTGACAGGAGGTGTAACTTCATCTTTGGGAAAGGGAATCGTTTCTGCTTCTCTGGGACTTCTACTAAAATCACGCGGCTTTAATGTAACGATTCAAAAACTGGATCCTTATATTAATATCGACCCAGGAACATTAAACCCTTATGAACACGGAGAATGCTATGTAACCGAAGATGGTGCGGAGACGGATCTGGATTTAGGACACTATGAGCGTTATCTTGATGCGCCTACTTCTCAAAACAACAACGTTACAACAGGGAAAATCTACCAAACGGTTATCGAAAAAGAAAGAAAAGGAGACTTTCTTGGAAAAACAGTTCAGGTAATTCCTCATATCACGAACGAAATTAAGCGTAGAATTAAAATTTTATCTAAACAGAACTACGATATCATTATTACTGAGATCGGTGGAACTGTAGGAGATATAGAATCTTTGCCCTACATTGAAACTGTACGTCAGTTGAAGTGGGAATTGGGCGAGAAAAATTCTATGGTGATTCACTTAACTTTATTGCCGTATTTGGCTTCAAGTGGAGAATTAAAAACAAAACCTTCGCAGCATTCTGTTCGTCAATTGATGGAAAGTGGAATTATGGCCGATGTTTTGGTTTGTAGAACGGAACACAAAATTCCAAAAGATCAGAGAGCGAAACTGGCTCAGTTCTGTAACGTTTCTTTGGATAATGTAATTGAATGTAAAGATTTGGAAACTATTTATGAAGTTCCAATGTACCTTCAAAAACAAAACTTTGATGATGTAGTTTTAAAAGAATTAGATCTTAAAAGTGATAAAAAAGCAGATCTGAAAGACTGGGAAACTTTCCTGAAGAAATTTAAAAATCCTAAGAAGACTGTAGAAATTGCTTTGGTAGGAAAATATGTTTCTCTTCAGGATTCTTATATTTCTATTGCTGAAGCTTTCAAACATGCAGGTGCAGATTTGGAAACCGAAGTAAAAGTAAGATGGGTTTACAGTGGTGATTTAACGAAAGAAAATATCAAAGAAACTTTAGATGGAGTTTCAGGTATTTTGGTTGCACCAGGATTTGGAGACAGAGGTATTGAAGGTAAAATCCTTACCGCTCAGTATGCAAGAGAAAATAAAGTTCCTATGTTGGGAATCTGTTTAGGAATGCAGATCATGACTGTGGAGTTTGCAAGAAATGTTTTAGGATATTCTAAAGCCAACTCAATGGAATTTGATTCTTCTACAGAGCATCCTGTAATTTCTTTAATGGAAGAACAGAAAAATGTGGTCGACAAAGGAGGTACAATGCGTCTTGGAGCTTGGAAATGTTCTTTGAAAAACGGTTCAAAATTAAACGAAATTTACGGAGCGAAAAATATTTCTGAAAGACACCGTCACCGTTATGAATTCAACAGTGATTATATCGGCGAATTCGAGAAAAACGGCTTCTTAGCAACAGGTACAAATCCTGAAACAGGTTTGGTAGAAGCATTAGAAATGCCGAATCATCCATTCTACGTTGGGGTACAGTATCACCCGGAATATAAGAGTACGGTTGCAACGCCGCATCCTTTATTCAGAGCTTTCATTAAAGCATGCTCAGCTAAATAAAGTAATTCTAAAATTACAAACGTCATATATAAACTCAGACTGATTATTCTCAGCCTGAGTTTATTATATAGTAACACATTATAGTATAGAGTTTTGATAAAAAAACAGTATTTTTGTCGACTCTAAAATGTATAATATTTTGATATACATTTTAAATGAAAATTTGAACCACAAAAGAAACCAAAGCTTTTAGTCTAAAAAACTTGGAGTATTTCACTTTTTAGTAAATAAAAGTTCTCAAAATAAGAAAATCAAAGATTTTCAAAAACTTTAATGTTCTTTTAAAAGAATTGAGATGCTTTAGAAGAATTATTAAAAAAACTTTTGTGCCTTTTGTGGTTAATTAAAGAAAAAAATATTTAAAAAATTTTAATAAAAATAAAATGCAACAGAACAACGGACTCGATAAAAGTCAGATTATTAGTTTTGCGGTTTTATGTTTGGTTCTTTTCGGATTCATGTTTTATTTCCAAAGGAATAGCGCTGAAGAAGAAAAACTGAAAGCTGAACAACAAAAAACAGAACAAGCTAAAACTCCAGTGAAACAAACTCCGGCAGCCGATATCAATCCCAATGTAACCCCGAATGCGATTCAG is a genomic window of Chryseobacterium scophthalmum containing:
- a CDS encoding VanW family protein, coding for MKQFIKDSLPYQWKLQYRLLQRFFHEQKSNHFYSKIYSENDIGNHQTEFKQTIRKGDFYENKIHNLKIASEKINNLIIQPNEVFSFWKTVGKPSKQNNFKEGRNLIKNNISQDFGGGICQFSSILYYSTLQFGLEILERHPHSVDIYKEDERFTPLGSDSTVVFGYKDLQIKNNFPFPVQFKCRVHENQLCFTIISQNEIKLNTINFKYHEIENGVWVETLINDRSLFKNFYIRL
- a CDS encoding class I SAM-dependent DNA methyltransferase gives rise to the protein MIKNQIHQYYNNLAKTYDENRFENSYGKYIDRQERYFLNSFFKNKNYSNVLDLGCGTGRLLNFATHGVDFSQEMLNIAQIKFPQKILKIGDISSIPFEEKFHCIFSFHVIMHQTKQETENFLNECHKRLNNEGILIFDFPTKARKKTPLTQEDWHANNAFSTDEISELLKNNWQIIETKGILFFPVHRIPKSFRKMFLPLDIMICRTFLKKWASYQIVVLKKQ
- a CDS encoding zinc-dependent metalloprotease, encoding MKNLVTCLLLCFATILFAQTKIFQNQISENNLNDYQKISKNLASTYISTKYYSQSSFDLKSDLEIPLPNNKVIKAKYSKSFSYSNKSTSFVYSITNKPESELVFSKYNDAITGMYASSYGEKIIFHQTGQNVFAVSLVGESELINRDSKNDFIFNESEINQKVNANICLESTPTCPATTIDVLVVFTPAARIAWGGIAQSNSFIATAITNFNTSLINSGIPNVTINLVYSGEIPYTESGDIYVDLPRFRNNNDGFMDDVHTLRTTYGADLCGLITSTPTSICGLGYVNTNPTNYSNTTAFTVSLLSCAVSNYTLSHEMGHNMGLNHDWYVDQSTTPCSNLHGYVNQTAVNLGTSSTSSQRWRTMMAYNDQCSSVGINCPKANRWANPNVNYNSEPTGIAIGNPNPSNEAFGFARFACVVSQFMPTANLGTFEIKNKDVKDFTIYPNPAKDEINIWIKNDEIYTFKVINALGQIVLTSDKKSINLRGLPSGEYFLSVYTDKNSLVESKKFIIK
- the radA gene encoding DNA repair protein RadA, with the protein product MAKLKTAYFCQNCGSQYPQWTGQCKNCLEWNTLVEEIVEKTSSKTPPFSKTKQNVINIIEVEAVEEPRIKTPSDELNRVLGGGIVLGSVTLIGGEPGIGKSTLLLQLALKMKKKIFYVSGEESASQIKMRADRLADVKNPNCFLYTETSLEKILHEAKKLEPDFVIIDSIQTLQSQLIESSPGTVSQIRECSNEIIKYAKENNVPVFLVGHITKDGQIAGPKVLEHMVDVVLNFDGDRNHLFRLLRANKNRFGSTAEIGIYEMVSQGLKEIKNPSEILITKKFEELSGNSVAVTLEGNRPMLLEIQALVSTAVYGTPQRSCTGFDSKRLNMLLAVLEKRAGFQLAAKDVFLNITGGIKTDDPALDLAVVASILSSNEDIAISEHFCFAGEIGLSGEIRPVAQVEQRITEAEKLGYEKIFVSNLNKIPKRKFGIKIEEVSKVEDFHERLF
- a CDS encoding YceI family protein encodes the protein MKKILLSFAFALISAFTFAQTAWKIDPAHSSINFNIKHMGISFVQGRFDKFQGEIETPSSNLDNARFDFTVHTEAINTGVEARDKHLKSADFFDAEKFPEMKFQGATMSQGKDKNYILKGKLTIKDVTKEISIPVTFGGIAKNQQGKEILGLQAKFTVNRLDYNIKYDPTGAGIAKDVEVSLFLELTK
- a CDS encoding CTP synthase; the encoded protein is MSKKNTKYIFVTGGVTSSLGKGIVSASLGLLLKSRGFNVTIQKLDPYINIDPGTLNPYEHGECYVTEDGAETDLDLGHYERYLDAPTSQNNNVTTGKIYQTVIEKERKGDFLGKTVQVIPHITNEIKRRIKILSKQNYDIIITEIGGTVGDIESLPYIETVRQLKWELGEKNSMVIHLTLLPYLASSGELKTKPSQHSVRQLMESGIMADVLVCRTEHKIPKDQRAKLAQFCNVSLDNVIECKDLETIYEVPMYLQKQNFDDVVLKELDLKSDKKADLKDWETFLKKFKNPKKTVEIALVGKYVSLQDSYISIAEAFKHAGADLETEVKVRWVYSGDLTKENIKETLDGVSGILVAPGFGDRGIEGKILTAQYARENKVPMLGICLGMQIMTVEFARNVLGYSKANSMEFDSSTEHPVISLMEEQKNVVDKGGTMRLGAWKCSLKNGSKLNEIYGAKNISERHRHRYEFNSDYIGEFEKNGFLATGTNPETGLVEALEMPNHPFYVGVQYHPEYKSTVATPHPLFRAFIKACSAK